A genomic segment from Manduca sexta isolate Smith_Timp_Sample1 chromosome 13, JHU_Msex_v1.0, whole genome shotgun sequence encodes:
- the LOC119189203 gene encoding prostaglandin reductase 1-like yields MRKLRKYVVRKAFKDYLPERNDFEIVDEVIPALNDGEFLVKAEYISVDPYMRSFADGRDVPYDQFGFQVGKVVDSRNSHYPADIHVVSHSGWRDFSVLTAEPDPMFNVTPYRPHTGSLPISLAIGALGMPGITAYLGLTEICDPKENETVCVTSAGGAVGSLVGQIAKLKGCTVIGFAGSDHKVNMLLNELGFDYAFNYKTTNVKEALNSTGNIDCYFDNVGGELAKIILGNMKEHGRVAICGSISTYGKKSRRKALKAPVSVKMEAFSFTQWDITKQQAAVSQLRDWLESGAIKAKETITNGFEELPDTLLAMLKGENVGKAVVKV; encoded by the coding sequence ATGAGAAAACTTCGAAAATACGTAGTAAGGAAGGCGTTCAAAGATTATTTACCGGAAAGGAACGACTTTGAAATTGTTGACGAAGTGATACCCGCGCTCAACGACGGCGAATTCCTCGTCAAAGCGGAATACATAAGCGTCGATCCATACATGAGATCCTTCGCCGACGGTCGCGACGTGCCTTACGATCAGTTCGGGTTCCAAGTCGGGAAGGTGGTCGATTCCAGGAATTCGCATTATCCCGCCGATATTCACGTAGTGTCGCATAGCGGGTGGCGCGACTTCTCCGTGCTAACCGCCGAGCCCGACCCCATGTTCAACGTGACGCCGTATCGACCGCACACAGGGAGCTTACCTATCTCCCTGGCTATAGGTGCGTTGGGAATGCCCGGCATCACCGCGTACTTAGGCCTCACAGAGATATGCGACCCGAAAGAAAACGAGACAGTATGCGTGACGAGCGCTGGCGGCGCTGTCGGTTCCTTGGTTGGACAAATTGCGAAACTCAAAGGATGCACCGTGATCGGATTCGCCGGCTCCGATCATAAAGTAAACATGCTACTCAACGAACTGGGATTCGATTACGCGTTTAACTACAAAACAACGAATGTGAAAGAGGCTTTAAATTCAACCGGCAACATCGATTGCTACTTCGATAACGTCGGAGGTGAACTAGCTAAGATTATCCTTGGCAACATGAAGGAACATGGCCGCGTCGCTATATGCGGCTCTATCAGTACATATGGGAAGAAATCTCGAAGGAAAGCGCTCAAGGCACCCGTCTCGGTCAAAATGGAAGCGTTCAGTTTCACACAATGGGACATTACGAAGCAGCAAGCCGCAGTGAGCCAGCTGAGGGACTGGCTCGAGAGCGGAGCGATCAAAGCCAAGGAAACCATTACAAATGGCTTTGAAGAACTGCCTGATACCCTACTGGCGATGCTAAAAGGGGAGAACGTCGGCAAAGCTGTTGTTAAAGTTTGA